The following proteins are encoded in a genomic region of Patescibacteria group bacterium:
- the rpmE gene encoding 50S ribosomal protein L31 yields the protein MKKEIHPKYHENIKIICSCGAVFIGGSTKKGLKTEICSQCHPFYTGKQKLIDSAGNVERFKKKVAVKATIAKSRKGKKIKKAVRAKKQIVKKSKK from the coding sequence ATGAAAAAAGAGATTCATCCAAAATATCATGAAAACATAAAAATAATATGCTCGTGCGGAGCTGTTTTTATTGGCGGATCAACTAAAAAAGGATTAAAAACTGAAATATGCTCCCAATGCCATCCTTTTTATACTGGAAAACAAAAGTTAATTGATTCAGCTGGAAATGTTGAGAGATTTAAGAAAAAAGTCGCTGTTAAAGCAACAATAGCAAAAAGCAGAAAAGGCAAAAAAATTAAAAAAGCTGTTAGGGCAAAAAAACAGATTGTAAAAAAATCTAAAAAATAA
- a CDS encoding glycosyltransferase family 39 protein, producing the protein MNKFIKNNWQILSLLILAGIFLFVYSFLSFSTLNSDLRFNSPDETANYFFANRFVKTGEMAYYEPQNLLVDDIIRPRSLNSINGKVLPVSFLGMILLYGSIAKIFGVWIILFLTPFLAVAGILFFYFFIRKVFNSNIAYLSSLLLFFCPAYWYYSEKAMYHNVGFVVFLIISLFFLLNKKFKLNILISGFFCGIALTFRTSEIFWIAGTFILLFFYYRKQIKISKIILFVLGILIALSPVFYYNQNLYGSPLANGYSIGQSASVDSGTKLSFLFPFGIDFKLIVKNFYNYFIVLFWFLSLPAILGATIFLKSKKTKKQKAYFWLYVFASIWLLICYGSWSIKDNISYSDITIGNSYARYWILIYVFALPFMAIFLKKLYYSGWIKQKIAFLLTIIYILFSVNAVFFANEESILNVRKNILTYQKTSKNILSITEKNAIIITEYGDKIFFPKRKVISSKHNDYSVFAKISCLSDQTPVYYYHNLLKNKDIEYINARKISEYKLKLIKVSDGLYRVIDNK; encoded by the coding sequence GTGAACAAATTCATTAAAAATAATTGGCAAATACTCTCTCTTCTTATTTTGGCAGGAATTTTTCTGTTTGTCTATTCTTTTTTGTCGTTTTCAACGCTCAACAGCGATTTAAGATTTAATTCTCCTGATGAAACAGCGAATTATTTTTTTGCCAACAGGTTTGTTAAAACAGGGGAGATGGCTTATTATGAACCTCAAAATTTATTAGTTGATGATATTATACGTCCGAGATCCTTGAATTCAATCAATGGAAAAGTTTTGCCCGTGAGCTTTCTGGGAATGATTTTATTATATGGAAGCATAGCTAAAATTTTTGGCGTATGGATTATTTTATTTCTAACTCCGTTTTTAGCTGTTGCTGGAATTCTGTTTTTTTATTTTTTCATTAGAAAAGTATTTAACAGCAACATAGCTTATCTATCAAGCTTGTTGCTGTTTTTCTGTCCGGCTTATTGGTATTATAGCGAAAAAGCAATGTATCACAATGTTGGATTTGTTGTTTTTTTAATTATAAGTTTGTTTTTTTTATTAAACAAAAAATTCAAATTAAATATATTAATATCAGGATTTTTTTGCGGAATAGCTTTAACATTCAGAACATCTGAAATTTTTTGGATCGCTGGCACTTTTATTTTATTATTTTTTTATTATAGAAAACAAATTAAAATTAGCAAAATAATTTTGTTTGTTCTTGGAATTTTAATAGCATTGTCTCCTGTTTTTTATTATAATCAAAATCTTTATGGCAGTCCGTTAGCAAACGGTTATTCTATCGGTCAAAGCGCATCAGTTGACAGCGGGACAAAATTATCTTTTTTATTTCCATTTGGAATTGATTTTAAATTAATAGTAAAAAATTTTTATAATTATTTTATAGTTTTATTCTGGTTTTTATCATTGCCAGCGATTTTAGGAGCAACTATTTTTTTAAAAAGCAAAAAAACAAAAAAGCAAAAAGCGTATTTCTGGCTTTATGTATTTGCTTCAATTTGGCTATTAATTTGCTATGGGAGCTGGAGCATAAAGGATAACATAAGTTATAGCGATATTACGATTGGAAACTCTTACGCGCGATATTGGATTTTGATTTATGTTTTTGCCTTGCCTTTTATGGCTATTTTTTTAAAAAAGCTTTATTATTCAGGATGGATAAAACAAAAAATCGCTTTTTTGCTAACTATTATTTATATTCTGTTTTCTGTTAATGCTGTTTTTTTTGCGAATGAGGAAAGCATTTTAAATGTTAGAAAAAATATATTAACATATCAAAAAACATCGAAAAATATTTTAAGCATTACTGAAAAAAACGCGATTATTATCACTGAATATGGAGATAAAATATTCTTTCCAAAAAGAAAGGTCATAAGTTCTAAACATAATGATTATTCTGTTTTTGCGAAAATAAGCTGCCTTAGTGATCAAACGCCTGTGTACTATTATCATAATTTATTAAAAAACAAGGATATTGAATACATTAATGCAAGAAAAATAAGCGAATATAAACTAAAACTAATTAAAGTGTCGGATGGATTGTATAGGGTGATTGATAATAAATAA